A genome region from Dreissena polymorpha isolate Duluth1 chromosome 16, UMN_Dpol_1.0, whole genome shotgun sequence includes the following:
- the LOC127862735 gene encoding uncharacterized protein LOC127862735: protein MMEILIDATTSELESFNNHLLIRSKPKRNAFSLQLCRCQLAAIDYSKHLNRPVLLDKEGNERRKKVYSKAACNWSTRPVKKTYITGLITEVINEFTIGKKRISGKCEQLPEDSKRIRSTIAPVTPPPTSILRDQHVSRLRKAKK, encoded by the exons ATGATGGAAATATTGATCGATGC aactactTCTGAACTAGAGAGCTTCAACAATCATCTTTTGATACGCTCCAAACCAAAGCGAAATGCTTTCAGCCTTCag ctgTGCAGGTGTCAGTTAGCAGCAATAGATTATTCAAAACACTTGAATCGTCCTGTTTTgttggacaaagaaggaaatgagag GAGAAAAAAGGTGTACTCAAAAGCTGCTTGTAATTGGAGCACAAGGCctgtgaaaaaaacatacataaccGGTTTGATCACTGAAGTTATAAATGAATTCACCATAGGCAAGAAAAGAATAAGTGGCAAATGTGAACAGCTGCCTGAAGACTCCAAAAGAATTAGGTCAACTATAGCCCCCGTCACCCCTCCACCTACATCAATACTTAGAGATCAGCATGTCTCTAGATTGAGAAAAGCGAAAAAATGA